The following proteins are encoded in a genomic region of Stegostoma tigrinum isolate sSteTig4 chromosome 10, sSteTig4.hap1, whole genome shotgun sequence:
- the LOC125455697 gene encoding ovarian cancer G-protein coupled receptor 1-like, with product MVNCSVDHSIHQILFPTVYIGVFIIGLPINLLSLYHSYLQIRQKNELGIYLCNLTISDLLYLLSLPLWIQYMLQHDDWQYSRELCIFSGLLLYQNIYISIGFLCFIAINRFLVVAYPLKFKFIHSRKAALLISILIWLKEIAVCTIYMGSKVLSKDEGNDTLCFEHYPLRQKDRYLNIYKLSIGFSLPLILLIYSYHKVLRVVHKSHGLERQRKLRIKKLVSGTIIIFLACFAPYHIFLTVRSIFEYDCPFADSIFEVYHFGLLLMSLNCVADPVLYCFISQSSQSWLARFLDPLINLFPCGKKEEIVALEMKDNSPLTTKTSLLPQRHQKQANYDYQHSKQNLLV from the exons ATGGTCAACTGTTCTGTCGACCACAGTATCCACCAGATCCTGTTTCCCACCGTCTACATTGGGGTCTTCATCATTGGTCTCCCAATTAACCTCCTGTCCCTGTATCACAGCTACCTACAGATCAGACAGAAGAATGAGCTGGGAATCTACCTCTGCAATCTGACCATCTCAGACCTGCTGTACCTCCTTTCCTTACCTTTGTGGATTCAGTACATGCTGCAACATGACGACTGGCAATATTCCCGGGAACTTTGCATCTTCAGTGGTCTGCTCCTCTACCAAAATATCTACATCAGCATTGGCTTCCTCTGCTTCATTGCCATTAATCGCTTCCTTGTCGTGGCTTACCctctgaaatttaaattcatacacagcaggaaggctgctTTGCTCATCAGTATTCTCATCTGGCTCAAGGAGATAGCTGTCTGCACCATTTACATGGGCTCCAAGGTTCTCAGTAAAGACGAGGGGAATGACACTCTGTGTTTTGAACATTATCCTCTGCGTCAAAAGGAcagatatttaaatatttacaaaCTTTCAATTGGCTTCAGCCTCCCTTTGATTTTATTAATCTACTCTTACCATAAAGTGCTGAGGGTTGTCCACAAAAGCCATGGACTTGAAAGACAGAGGAAATTAAGAATAAAAAAATTGGTATCTGGGACAATCATCATTTTCCTGGCTTGCTTTGCTCCTTATCACATTTTCCTGACGGTTCGAAGCATATTTGAGTATGACTGTCCCTTTGCTGACAGTATTTTTGAGGTTTACCATTTTGGGCTCCTGCTGATGAGTTTAAACTGTGTGGCCGACCCTGTTTTGTACTGTTTCATATCACAGAGTTCGCAGAGCTGGTTAGCAAGGTTCCTGGATCCTCTTATCAATCTCTTTCCATGCggaaaaaaagaagaaattgtGGCCCTTGAGATGAAGGATAACTCACCACTTACAACCAAAACAAGTCTCTTACCTCAAAGACACCAGAAACAGGCAAATTATGATTACCAACACTCAAAG CAAAACCTCTTGGTTTGA